The Deltaproteobacteria bacterium genome window below encodes:
- a CDS encoding MBL fold metallo-hydrolase: MKTAAVIILSAAIFLGFAPLIQGIAAEEQALSKAPVDKDGRFYNPWAGGAGGSFLDFLRWKLSKNPYAEEKKKAVSFPVTRPDFDLLKTMNGDWFVWLGHSTVLMRAGGKTIITDPVFWDVNFLVKRKTPFPVNPADLPKIDIVLISHGHYDHLDTKSIEFLRDRDDPLFITGPGYGDYFKSLGTNRHASLNWSEVYASEGLLITSLPVQHWSKRTPFDGNRKLWCSFLVEHSGKKYLWIGDSGYFSGFDEIGRKHGPIDVFFAPIGAYEPRWFMKKNHMNPEEALQAAGDLRARVFVPIHWGTFDITDEPLWLPIERLKEVYKEGTGPVLRILGHGEHFVP; the protein is encoded by the coding sequence ATGAAGACTGCCGCTGTGATAATCCTATCGGCCGCCATATTTTTGGGCTTCGCCCCCTTGATCCAGGGCATCGCCGCGGAGGAGCAGGCCTTGAGTAAAGCGCCAGTTGACAAGGACGGCAGGTTCTACAACCCCTGGGCAGGCGGGGCCGGGGGCTCGTTCCTCGATTTCCTCAGATGGAAGCTCTCCAAAAACCCCTATGCCGAGGAGAAGAAGAAGGCCGTTTCCTTTCCGGTAACGAGGCCCGATTTCGATTTGCTCAAAACCATGAACGGGGACTGGTTCGTCTGGCTCGGCCACTCTACCGTGCTCATGAGGGCCGGAGGGAAGACGATAATCACCGACCCTGTTTTCTGGGACGTAAACTTCCTGGTAAAGAGGAAGACCCCTTTCCCCGTAAATCCTGCGGACCTGCCGAAGATAGACATCGTCCTCATATCACACGGCCACTACGACCACCTTGACACCAAATCAATAGAGTTCCTCAGGGACAGGGACGACCCGCTTTTCATCACCGGCCCCGGCTATGGCGACTACTTCAAATCGCTCGGGACCAATAGGCATGCCTCATTGAACTGGTCCGAGGTCTACGCCTCTGAAGGGCTCTTAATAACCTCCCTCCCGGTGCAGCACTGGTCCAAGAGGACGCCCTTCGACGGAAACAGGAAACTCTGGTGCAGTTTTCTTGTCGAGCACTCGGGGAAAAAATACCTCTGGATAGGGGATTCCGGCTACTTTTCAGGATTTGACGAAATAGGAAGAAAACACGGCCCGATAGACGTATTCTTCGCGCCTATAGGGGCATACGAGCCGAGGTGGTTCATGAAGAAGAACCACATGAACCCTGAAGAGGCGCTGCAGGCCGCGGGCGACCTCCGTGCCCGCGTCTTCGTTCCCATACACTGGGGGACCTTCGACATAACCGACGAGCCGCTCTGGCTCCCTATAGAGCGGTTGAAAGAGGTCTACAAAGAAGGCACCGGGCCAGTCCTCAGGATACTCGGCCACGGCGAGCACTTTGTACCCTGA
- a CDS encoding response regulator, with protein MPTILLIEDSPESVALTRGAFSGCPVKAELEVVRNGEEALEWLSGTGRYEGRDPARRPELVLMDIRLPGMSGFEALERIRAERLTSMVPVVMLTVSELKSDIETAYRLGANSFLVKPLDYEEYTRMIRAACEYWISFNRRPYA; from the coding sequence ATGCCGACCATACTTCTCATCGAGGACAGCCCTGAGTCGGTCGCGCTGACAAGGGGCGCCTTCTCGGGCTGTCCGGTGAAAGCGGAGCTGGAGGTTGTGAGGAACGGCGAGGAGGCTCTTGAATGGCTCTCCGGAACCGGCAGATACGAGGGCAGGGACCCGGCCCGGAGGCCGGAGCTCGTGCTCATGGACATAAGGCTTCCCGGCATGAGCGGCTTCGAGGCGCTGGAAAGGATACGTGCGGAGAGGCTTACTTCGATGGTCCCTGTGGTAATGCTGACGGTGTCGGAGCTTAAAAGCGATATAGAGACAGCTTACAGGCTCGGGGCCAACAGCTTCCTCGTAAAACCGCTCGACTACGAAGAGTACACGAGGATGATAAGGGCTGCCTGCGAGTACTGGATAAGTTTCAATAGGAGGCCCTATGCCTGA
- the glnA gene encoding type I glutamate--ammonia ligase, with translation MTPKDVLKLSKEKNAKMVDFKFLDFVGIWQHFSVPVSELSEDIFEEGLGFDGSSIRGWQPIHASDMLVMPDPTTAIMDPFHETPSLSIICNIVDPITKEPYSRDPRNIATKAEAYLKSTGIGDVAYFGPEPEFFIFDDIRYSQSANQGFYHIDSVEGIWNTGREECPNLGYKPRHKEGYFPVPPTDSQEDIRSEMCLAMEQVGIRVERQHHEVATAGQAEIDMRFDSLLRMGDKLMWFKYIVKNVAKRWGKTVTFMPKPIFGDNGSGMHVHQSIWKGGKPLFAGSEYGGMSEMALYYIGGILKHARALNAFCNPGTNSYRRLVPGFEAPINLAYSSRNRSASIRIPMYSPSPKSKRIEVRFPDPSCNGYLAFAAMLMAGLDGIQNKIHPGEPLDKDIYGLSPEELSKVPSACGSLEEALDALKKDHEFLLKGDVFTQDVIDTWIEYKKKAELDQIRLRPVPYEFALYYDC, from the coding sequence ATGACGCCGAAGGACGTACTTAAGCTTTCAAAGGAAAAGAACGCGAAGATGGTGGATTTCAAGTTCCTCGATTTCGTGGGCATATGGCAGCACTTCTCGGTGCCTGTCAGCGAGCTCTCCGAGGACATATTCGAGGAGGGGCTCGGCTTCGACGGCTCGAGCATCAGGGGCTGGCAGCCCATACACGCCTCCGACATGCTCGTAATGCCCGACCCCACAACCGCCATAATGGACCCGTTCCATGAGACGCCCTCCTTGAGCATCATATGCAATATAGTCGACCCGATAACAAAGGAGCCCTACTCGAGGGACCCGAGGAACATCGCGACAAAGGCGGAGGCCTATCTCAAGTCCACCGGCATAGGAGACGTCGCGTATTTCGGCCCTGAGCCGGAGTTTTTCATATTCGACGACATCAGGTACAGCCAGAGCGCGAACCAGGGCTTCTACCACATCGACTCGGTAGAGGGCATATGGAATACAGGCAGGGAGGAATGCCCGAACCTCGGCTACAAGCCCAGGCACAAGGAAGGCTACTTCCCGGTCCCGCCGACCGACAGCCAGGAGGACATCCGCTCCGAGATGTGCCTCGCGATGGAGCAGGTGGGCATAAGGGTGGAGAGGCAGCACCATGAGGTCGCCACAGCCGGGCAGGCAGAGATAGACATGCGGTTCGACAGCCTCCTTCGGATGGGCGACAAGCTCATGTGGTTCAAGTATATCGTCAAAAACGTGGCCAAGAGGTGGGGGAAGACCGTCACCTTCATGCCCAAGCCCATATTCGGCGACAACGGGAGCGGCATGCACGTACACCAGTCCATCTGGAAGGGCGGCAAGCCCCTCTTCGCCGGGAGCGAGTACGGCGGCATGAGCGAGATGGCCCTCTACTACATAGGCGGCATCTTGAAGCACGCGAGGGCCCTTAACGCCTTCTGCAACCCCGGCACCAACTCCTACAGGAGGCTCGTTCCAGGCTTTGAGGCTCCTATAAACCTGGCCTACTCCTCCAGGAACCGCTCGGCTTCAATAAGGATACCCATGTACTCTCCCTCTCCCAAGTCCAAGAGGATAGAGGTGAGGTTCCCGGACCCGTCCTGCAACGGCTACCTCGCGTTCGCGGCCATGCTCATGGCCGGACTCGATGGCATACAGAATAAGATACACCCCGGCGAGCCGCTGGATAAGGACATCTACGGCCTCTCGCCCGAGGAGCTCTCAAAGGTGCCCTCTGCCTGCGGCTCCCTTGAAGAGGCCCTTGACGCGCTCAAGAAAGACCACGAGTTCCTTCTTAAAGGCGACGTCTTCACGCAGGACGTGATCGATACCTGGATAGAGTACAAGAAGAAGGCCGAGCTCGACCAGATAAGGCTCCGGCCCGTGCCTTATGAGTTTGCCCTGTATTACGACTGCTAA
- a CDS encoding ComF family protein, whose amino-acid sequence MLNALLDILLPRLCLLCGVDAEDDGFCPGCADLLSESRICQPMCSTCGEPFPDSAGPDRECGACIGKAPPFISARSAYLYEEVVQDAVHRFKYAGEVSLAKPLGRLLSRLPMPLVPHKVVPVPLHPKRLKERGFNQSLLLARVLCNELGLSLARAGLERTRDTEKQTGLGADERKKNVAGAFSVRKPGSFKGMRVLLVDDVYTTGATIRECARALRKDGAEVMALTLARARRL is encoded by the coding sequence GTGCTGAATGCCTTACTGGACATACTGCTCCCCCGTCTCTGTCTCCTCTGCGGCGTCGATGCAGAGGACGACGGCTTCTGCCCCGGCTGCGCCGACCTCTTGAGCGAAAGCAGGATTTGCCAGCCCATGTGCAGCACATGCGGGGAGCCCTTTCCGGATTCGGCCGGGCCTGACCGCGAGTGCGGCGCGTGCATCGGAAAGGCCCCGCCTTTCATCTCGGCCCGGAGCGCTTATTTGTACGAAGAGGTTGTGCAGGACGCGGTGCACAGGTTCAAATACGCTGGAGAAGTAAGCCTCGCAAAACCGCTCGGCAGGTTGCTTTCCCGGCTCCCGATGCCGCTTGTCCCCCATAAGGTCGTGCCGGTCCCGCTCCATCCCAAAAGGCTTAAGGAACGCGGCTTCAACCAGTCGCTCCTCCTTGCAAGAGTACTCTGTAATGAACTCGGGCTCTCTCTTGCCAGGGCCGGGCTCGAAAGGACGAGGGACACGGAAAAGCAGACCGGCCTCGGGGCCGATGAAAGAAAAAAGAACGTCGCCGGCGCGTTCAGTGTGAGAAAGCCAGGCTCTTTCAAGGGGATGCGGGTGCTCCTCGTTGACGACGTATACACGACTGGCGCTACCATAAGGGAGTGCGCCAGGGCGCTCAGGAAGGACGGGGCCGAGGTCATGGCCCTGACCCTTGCGAGGGCGAGGAGGTTATGA
- the plsY gene encoding glycerol-3-phosphate 1-O-acyltransferase PlsY: MFYALVPLAYVLGSIPTGVLVTRAFGGVDPRKAGSGNIGATNVSRTSGKLAGALTLLGDILKGALPVLAAFWLNGGTLLISLVGLAAFIGHLLPIFLGFRGGKGVATACGVLVVISPAATLLAAAVFVVAAALKKYVSLASMLSAAAMPVFLYLIKDAREYAPLGLAIAVLIIIKHKDNIKRLASGTENRIGGKKG; this comes from the coding sequence ATATTTTACGCGCTCGTGCCTCTCGCTTACGTACTCGGCTCAATACCGACAGGGGTGCTTGTCACCAGGGCATTCGGCGGGGTCGACCCGAGAAAGGCCGGAAGCGGCAATATAGGGGCCACAAACGTAAGCCGCACATCCGGAAAGCTCGCGGGCGCGCTTACGCTCCTCGGCGACATCCTGAAGGGCGCGCTCCCCGTGCTCGCCGCCTTTTGGCTCAACGGCGGGACCCTTCTCATAAGCCTCGTCGGCCTTGCCGCATTCATAGGCCACCTCCTTCCAATTTTCCTCGGCTTCAGGGGAGGGAAGGGGGTCGCAACGGCCTGCGGCGTGCTCGTGGTAATAAGCCCGGCCGCGACTCTTCTGGCCGCAGCCGTATTCGTAGTTGCAGCCGCGCTTAAAAAGTATGTCTCGCTTGCCTCGATGCTCTCTGCTGCCGCAATGCCGGTTTTCCTTTACCTGATCAAAGACGCAAGGGAGTACGCTCCCCTCGGGCTTGCGATCGCCGTACTCATAATAATCAAGCACAAGGACAACATCAAAAGGCTCGCCTCAGGCACTGAGAACAGGATAGGCGGGAAGAAGGGCTGA
- a CDS encoding PAS domain S-box protein, translating into MPKTGLTLIQKVLIAFLIILIPIFIAISALFVQQRNELQSELFGTLERVADEREAYLLLYIEMSKVRIQDFSTDDFIVSALEDIADREASGRALADYIARYKLPLLRAMYRMSVLTAPDGIVLASTAPGFTGRDFSGEEFFLKGRQGLSVVETVRGVEEEPELAFSAPIYSRQDGGRLLGVITGFTPLSKFGELFSGEFIEELGAMSLNPLPWDTMEIYLVNRDKLMITESRFVPDAVLNLLVDTLPVRACLEENREVTGIYEDYRGRETAGASMCLPSLGWTLLAEVDNDEVFQPVSVFQRNIVLLIVVVLLFIGVLVFYFLRIIVAQVRRLMAGATAVAAGDYTIRVPVSTRDEMGALTASFNDMAASIEARTNELRKERETLANSQRIARLGGWEWDIANDIATWSEETYRIFSMDPSAPAPDYAGFLALAHPDDRELLERKVSEALHKGGHYSHEHRIIRADGEERIVHEEAEVELDENGNAVKMNGTVQDITEHRRAERALEESEQRYRTLIENLQEGIIVLDQNDMVIYLNPKMAGMLGYTVQEMMGRRLFEFMDGAEAERASARLERSRRGITESFEVQFMKKDGSLMYAAGAAGPILEKSEYRGVIASIIDVTERKKAEDALKESEERLRAILENMGNPMFMQDMEGRLVYVNNIFLSTLRAEEKDVYGKTIFDIFPPEVAEELHKDDLRAMESDVPIQVEDEIPLPDGIHYAIATKFTLRDKNGNKYAMCGVVTDVTPLKRAEEALRRSEAGLRDAQRIAHLGNFEHDVLTDMLYISDEVYRIFGRKKGELETLADFTGAVHPDDLEMVKEAMKGLLYEARPYSIDYRILRPDREERIVHSEAECSIDKEGRPIRMTGIILDITERKRAEEEVRKLNVELERRVEERTAELKRAMEGLSAANREIETFTYSVAHDLRSPLRLVDGFSMLLVKKQKEKLDKDAQDQIMRIRGAVKRMGELIDDLLNLSYVMRAEITYESVDLSALARSIAGNLVKAEPERVASFHIEEGLRAKGDEKLLKLVLENLMGNAWKFTSKTPAPRIELGVTGRENGMTVFHVRDNGAGFDMKHADRLFHPFQRLHPSDEFPGTGIGLATVQRIIQRHGGRVWAEGEPGRGAVFYFTLRKGDA; encoded by the coding sequence ATGCCCAAAACCGGCCTGACCCTTATACAAAAGGTGCTTATAGCTTTCCTCATCATACTCATCCCCATATTCATCGCCATATCCGCGCTCTTTGTCCAGCAAAGGAACGAGCTTCAGAGTGAGCTTTTCGGCACCCTTGAGCGGGTCGCGGACGAGAGGGAGGCCTATCTGCTACTGTACATCGAGATGAGCAAGGTCAGAATCCAGGACTTTTCGACCGACGACTTCATAGTGAGCGCTCTTGAGGACATAGCCGACAGGGAGGCCAGCGGAAGGGCCCTTGCGGATTATATCGCCCGCTACAAACTGCCTCTTCTTAGGGCCATGTACCGCATGAGCGTGCTGACCGCCCCGGACGGGATAGTGCTGGCCTCCACCGCCCCGGGTTTCACGGGCAGGGATTTTTCAGGCGAGGAGTTTTTTTTGAAAGGCAGGCAGGGCCTTTCAGTGGTCGAGACCGTCAGGGGCGTTGAAGAGGAACCCGAACTTGCCTTCTCGGCCCCGATTTACAGCAGGCAGGACGGTGGCAGGCTCCTGGGGGTCATAACCGGCTTCACTCCGCTTTCAAAGTTCGGGGAACTCTTCTCAGGCGAGTTCATAGAAGAGCTCGGCGCCATGTCTTTGAACCCACTGCCCTGGGATACGATGGAAATCTATCTGGTGAACAGGGACAAGCTCATGATCACGGAGTCGAGATTCGTGCCGGATGCGGTACTTAACCTGCTGGTGGACACGCTCCCCGTAAGGGCCTGCCTTGAAGAGAACCGGGAGGTAACGGGTATCTATGAGGATTACAGGGGCCGGGAAACAGCGGGAGCGTCCATGTGCCTCCCCTCCCTCGGCTGGACCCTCCTAGCCGAGGTCGATAATGACGAGGTCTTTCAGCCGGTCAGTGTCTTTCAAAGGAATATCGTTCTGCTGATAGTGGTCGTTTTGCTCTTTATCGGAGTATTGGTATTTTATTTCCTTCGGATAATCGTAGCCCAGGTCAGGCGGCTCATGGCCGGCGCGACCGCGGTGGCGGCAGGGGACTACACGATAAGGGTGCCCGTGAGTACGCGTGACGAGATGGGCGCTCTCACCGCGTCCTTCAACGACATGGCGGCGAGCATAGAGGCGAGGACGAACGAGCTCAGGAAAGAGCGAGAGACCCTCGCCAATTCCCAGAGGATAGCGCGGCTGGGGGGCTGGGAATGGGATATTGCGAATGATATCGCGACCTGGTCTGAAGAGACCTACAGGATATTCAGCATGGACCCCTCAGCCCCGGCACCGGACTATGCGGGTTTCCTGGCCTTAGCGCACCCGGATGACAGGGAGTTGCTGGAAAGGAAGGTCAGTGAAGCGCTCCATAAAGGAGGACACTATTCCCATGAGCACAGGATAATACGCGCGGACGGGGAGGAAAGGATAGTCCACGAGGAGGCCGAGGTGGAGCTGGATGAAAACGGGAATGCCGTAAAAATGAACGGGACCGTGCAGGACATAACCGAGCACAGGCGGGCCGAAAGGGCGCTCGAGGAGAGCGAGCAAAGGTACAGGACCCTAATAGAGAACCTGCAGGAAGGGATAATCGTGCTGGATCAAAATGACATGGTCATCTACCTGAACCCTAAGATGGCCGGGATGCTCGGATACACGGTGCAGGAGATGATGGGCAGGCGGCTTTTCGAGTTCATGGACGGGGCTGAGGCTGAAAGGGCTAGCGCTAGGCTCGAACGGAGTAGGAGGGGAATAACCGAATCATTCGAGGTCCAATTCATGAAAAAGGACGGGAGCCTGATGTATGCGGCAGGGGCGGCGGGCCCTATTTTGGAAAAAAGCGAGTACAGGGGGGTAATAGCGAGCATAATCGACGTCACCGAAAGGAAAAAGGCCGAGGATGCCCTGAAAGAAAGCGAGGAGAGGTTAAGGGCCATACTCGAGAACATGGGAAACCCCATGTTCATGCAGGACATGGAGGGGCGGCTGGTATACGTGAACAATATCTTCCTTTCGACTCTGAGGGCCGAGGAGAAGGACGTCTATGGAAAAACGATATTTGATATTTTCCCGCCGGAAGTGGCGGAGGAGCTGCACAAGGACGACCTGAGGGCCATGGAATCGGACGTGCCCATACAGGTCGAGGACGAGATACCGCTCCCTGACGGCATCCATTATGCGATTGCGACCAAGTTCACCCTGAGGGACAAAAACGGCAACAAGTACGCCATGTGTGGGGTCGTTACCGACGTCACCCCGCTCAAGCGCGCCGAGGAGGCCCTCCGTAGAAGCGAAGCGGGCTTGAGGGATGCGCAGCGCATCGCCCACCTCGGGAATTTCGAGCACGACGTCCTCACGGACATGTTATACATCTCCGACGAGGTCTACAGGATATTCGGAAGAAAGAAAGGAGAGCTTGAGACACTCGCGGACTTCACTGGAGCGGTCCATCCGGACGACCTTGAAATGGTAAAGGAGGCCATGAAAGGGCTCCTTTACGAGGCCAGGCCCTACTCAATTGATTACAGGATATTGAGGCCGGACCGCGAGGAGCGGATAGTCCATTCCGAGGCGGAGTGCAGTATAGATAAGGAAGGCAGGCCAATCCGCATGACGGGCATAATCCTCGACATAACGGAAAGGAAGAGGGCCGAGGAGGAGGTAAGGAAATTGAACGTCGAGCTTGAGAGGAGGGTGGAGGAGAGGACCGCGGAGCTTAAGAGGGCGATGGAGGGGCTCTCGGCGGCCAACAGGGAAATAGAGACCTTCACATATTCCGTGGCCCACGACCTCCGCTCGCCGCTCCGGCTCGTGGACGGGTTCAGCATGCTCCTTGTGAAGAAGCAGAAGGAGAAGCTCGACAAGGACGCCCAGGACCAGATAATGAGGATACGGGGGGCCGTTAAGCGGATGGGCGAGCTCATTGACGACCTCCTCAACCTCTCGTACGTTATGAGGGCGGAGATAACATACGAGAGCGTGGACTTGAGCGCCCTTGCCAGGTCCATAGCAGGCAACCTCGTGAAGGCCGAGCCTGAGAGGGTCGCGTCATTCCACATAGAAGAAGGCCTCAGGGCCAAGGGGGACGAAAAGCTCCTTAAGCTCGTCCTTGAGAACCTAATGGGGAACGCGTGGAAGTTCACATCGAAGACCCCGGCCCCGAGAATAGAACTGGGAGTCACGGGCCGCGAGAACGGGATGACGGTATTCCATGTCAGGGACAACGGTGCGGGCTTTGATATGAAGCACGCGGACAGGCTCTTCCATCCCTTCCAGAGGCTCCATCCATCGGATGAATTCCCGGGCACTGGCATAGGCCTTGCCACGGTGCAGAGGATAATCCAGAGGCACGGCGGAAGGGTCTGGGCCGAAGGAGAGCCGGGCAGGGGGGCCGTTTTTTATTTCACCCTCCGGAAGGGAGATGCCTGA
- a CDS encoding P-II family nitrogen regulator, whose protein sequence is MKKIEAIIKPFKLDEVKEALNEIGIKGITVSEVKGFGRQKGHTELYRGTEYVVDFLPKIKMEIVVREEMVAKVVETIVNAARTGRIGDGKVFVMSVDEVVRIRTGERGEEAI, encoded by the coding sequence ATGAAGAAGATAGAGGCCATCATAAAGCCTTTCAAGCTCGACGAGGTGAAAGAGGCCCTTAACGAGATAGGCATAAAGGGCATCACCGTCTCCGAGGTGAAGGGCTTCGGCCGGCAGAAGGGGCATACGGAGCTCTACCGCGGGACCGAGTACGTCGTCGATTTCCTCCCCAAGATAAAGATGGAGATAGTCGTAAGGGAGGAGATGGTCGCCAAGGTGGTCGAGACGATCGTGAACGCGGCCCGTACCGGGCGCATAGGAGACGGCAAGGTCTTCGTCATGTCCGTCGACGAGGTGGTAAGGATAAGGACCGGAGAGCGCGGGGAAGAGGCGATCTGA
- the rfaE2 gene encoding D-glycero-beta-D-manno-heptose 1-phosphate adenylyltransferase: MGKIIARSRLAKELAGARKKKKKIVFTNGCFDIIHAGHVRYLKKARSLGDMLVVGLNSDSSVRSIKGDKRPIVPCRERAEVLSALGCVDYVVVFNEDTPFKLIESIRPDILAKGADWAAKDIVGGEAVRKNGGRVARITLLKGKSTTNIIRRVLELHKGRGRQA; this comes from the coding sequence ATGGGAAAGATAATAGCGCGCTCAAGGCTCGCAAAAGAGCTTGCCGGAGCGCGAAAGAAAAAGAAAAAAATCGTATTCACGAACGGCTGCTTCGACATCATCCACGCAGGACACGTAAGGTATCTTAAAAAAGCCAGGTCCCTGGGCGACATGCTCGTCGTGGGCCTCAATAGCGACTCCTCGGTGCGTTCCATAAAAGGCGATAAGCGTCCCATAGTGCCCTGCAGGGAGCGCGCCGAGGTCCTCTCTGCGCTCGGGTGCGTCGATTATGTGGTCGTATTTAACGAAGACACCCCCTTTAAGCTCATCGAATCCATCAGGCCCGACATCCTCGCAAAAGGCGCGGACTGGGCCGCGAAAGACATAGTCGGCGGGGAAGCGGTCAGGAAAAATGGCGGGAGGGTCGCAAGGATAACGCTCTTAAAAGGCAAATCCACGACGAATATCATAAGAAGGGTGCTCGAGCTCCACAAGGGGCGCGGCCGTCAGGCATAG
- a CDS encoding NYN domain-containing protein has protein sequence MALNLVIDGYNLIGFRRGGLGDIEEERRNLLETLIIYKRLKKARITVVFDGPAITYPGSHPAGLDVVFSAGRQADAVIKELAARKGPGATVVTSDREIAGFAKARGSVVLGSDEFSALLDDALYEDMKGAAAEEEDAPGPVKKGPSRRLPKDERKKQGRIRKLKGK, from the coding sequence ATGGCCCTGAACCTTGTTATAGACGGCTACAACCTGATAGGCTTCAGAAGGGGCGGCCTCGGCGACATAGAAGAGGAGAGGCGGAATCTCCTTGAGACCCTTATAATCTATAAGAGGCTCAAGAAGGCCCGGATAACGGTCGTCTTCGACGGCCCGGCTATCACATATCCGGGTTCGCACCCTGCGGGGCTCGATGTCGTCTTCTCAGCCGGGAGGCAGGCGGACGCGGTGATTAAAGAGCTCGCCGCCCGAAAGGGCCCCGGCGCGACAGTAGTCACCTCTGACAGGGAAATAGCGGGGTTCGCGAAGGCGCGGGGCTCCGTGGTCCTGGGCTCGGATGAGTTCAGCGCGTTACTTGACGACGCCCTTTATGAAGATATGAAAGGGGCTGCCGCTGAAGAGGAGGACGCACCCGGCCCCGTTAAAAAAGGCCCTTCACGGAGGCTCCCGAAAGACGAACGGAAAAAACAGGGCAGAATAAGGAAGCTCAAGGGGAAATGA
- a CDS encoding PAS domain-containing protein, giving the protein MSVRKLTIISASGLALSSFPLLLYSAWLGGHTVFLAVLAGISLSGVAIAWWAMRSLCRPLLLASSGRLNARATGLPQELKKIAERLADGSMTREAITREVLDSIPDPVIETDGSGRIVFANRAALLASDCDAEKALGRRCADFLSNGFHSHPGHGKFEAPLPMKDGSTRFFEFKTVKLGSGSICIGRDSDERKRLLDELTSARTQEIEASTKLKKTISDLEEFALLAIRRELKMQEIRERFVRLKEEHEINKDFPG; this is encoded by the coding sequence ATGTCAGTACGCAAACTCACAATCATTTCCGCTTCAGGCCTCGCGCTTTCGTCGTTCCCGCTTCTTTTATACTCGGCCTGGCTGGGCGGGCATACTGTCTTCCTGGCTGTCCTTGCGGGTATTTCATTATCAGGAGTTGCTATCGCATGGTGGGCGATGCGGAGCTTATGCCGGCCGCTTCTCCTGGCCTCTTCAGGACGGCTGAATGCCCGCGCAACCGGGCTTCCGCAGGAGCTAAAAAAGATAGCGGAACGCCTTGCCGATGGATCGATGACCCGGGAGGCGATAACCAGGGAGGTGCTGGACTCCATCCCCGACCCTGTGATCGAGACCGACGGCTCGGGCCGAATAGTATTCGCCAACCGGGCCGCGCTCCTTGCGTCCGACTGCGATGCCGAAAAGGCGTTAGGGAGACGGTGCGCGGATTTCCTGTCAAACGGATTTCACTCTCATCCGGGACATGGGAAGTTCGAGGCGCCTCTTCCGATGAAGGACGGCAGCACGCGGTTTTTCGAGTTCAAGACAGTAAAGCTCGGTAGCGGCTCGATATGCATAGGAAGGGACTCGGATGAGAGAAAACGACTTTTAGATGAGCTTACCTCCGCCCGGACGCAGGAGATAGAGGCCTCTACTAAGCTCAAAAAGACCATAAGCGACCTCGAGGAGTTCGCGCTCCTTGCCATAAGGAGGGAGCTTAAGATGCAGGAGATAAGGGAGCGCTTCGTCAGGCTTAAGGAGGAGCATGAGATTAACAAGGACTTCCCGGGCTGA